A genomic region of Paenibacillus sp. PL2-23 contains the following coding sequences:
- the phoU gene encoding phosphate signaling complex protein PhoU yields MTKRKEFDLGLEQLHNLLVEMGGFVERALVQSIDALKAVDMEKAKEVIAEDPKLNAMEEQIMEIGSKLIATQQPVAKDLRRILSAFRIASDLERMGDLSVDVAKVVLRLEGQLLIKPLIDLPRMAEIIQTMTYESIQAFVQENVDLAYKMAKDDDQVDALYGQITRELMLLMIENPRNIAQAQLLSFVGRYMERFGDHATNIGESVVYLVTGKRPDLNM; encoded by the coding sequence ATGACAAAACGGAAAGAATTTGATCTGGGGCTGGAGCAGCTTCATAATTTGCTTGTAGAGATGGGCGGCTTCGTGGAGCGAGCGCTTGTTCAATCCATTGATGCGCTTAAGGCTGTCGATATGGAGAAGGCCAAAGAGGTTATTGCCGAGGATCCCAAGCTGAACGCGATGGAAGAGCAGATTATGGAGATTGGCTCCAAGCTGATCGCCACTCAGCAGCCTGTAGCCAAGGATTTGCGCCGCATACTGTCGGCCTTCCGCATTGCCAGCGATTTGGAGCGTATGGGTGATTTGTCCGTTGACGTGGCCAAGGTTGTGCTGCGCTTGGAAGGACAGCTCTTGATCAAGCCGCTGATTGACCTGCCTAGAATGGCGGAAATTATTCAGACAATGACCTACGAATCTATCCAGGCGTTTGTGCAGGAGAATGTGGATCTGGCCTACAAGATGGCTAAGGACGACGATCAGGTGGATGCTCTTTACGGACAGATTACAAGAGAGCTGATGCTGCTGATGATCGAGAATCCGCGCAACATCGCTCAAGCACAGCTGCTCAGCTTCGTTGGGCGTTATATGGAACGTTTCGGCGATCATGCAACCAATATCGGGGAGAGCGTTGTCTACTTGGTAACGGGCAAAAGACCTGACTTGAATATGTAG
- a CDS encoding GGDEF domain-containing protein gives MGEVGYGLLNAELLKAVKRVWGRYPVVLLFLHIRLPQEKLEEAMRAWEREERGLFWKQRLGQDYVFFLTDEACSAQEAGESSGKLLRAKLAKAYIEGNEHHDHQGGFHISRSIITPQQGVRAEDIVFRALLQACEQRSVPGAMRHDPMESAAGSLKAESMPDGGEDRRIGQLASPIATVPHYTHVSEVANVFERDALVPGVVVLKNGKPVGLLMKEKLHQLLAGQYGLPLYWNRPVEKIMDAQALIVDESMPVEQVSQLAMSRTDYRLYDVVILTRNESLLGVATIRSMLEYITALRTEEARTANPLTGLPGNEGIHSELTRKIKAGKPFAMLYADLDYFKWFNDCFGFGLGDDLIRYVAKLLRTVLCKEGRSSSCFLGHIGGDDFIAILDPHIAEEACRELIQRFDQGVVDFYGGAEVTEVEDRRGARIQQDGVSISLSILYWDGIGELSPEVISRDAAKLKKQAKAIKGSVYVMENITEMHRREERTQS, from the coding sequence ATGGGCGAAGTAGGATATGGATTACTGAATGCCGAATTGCTGAAGGCTGTCAAGCGTGTGTGGGGACGGTACCCGGTCGTCTTGCTCTTCTTGCATATTCGTCTGCCGCAAGAGAAGTTGGAGGAAGCTATGCGAGCATGGGAGAGAGAGGAGCGCGGACTGTTCTGGAAGCAGCGACTAGGTCAGGATTATGTGTTCTTCCTGACAGACGAGGCGTGCTCGGCGCAAGAAGCTGGCGAGAGCTCTGGCAAGCTGCTGAGAGCGAAGCTGGCGAAAGCCTACATAGAAGGAAATGAGCACCATGACCATCAGGGCGGATTCCATATCAGCCGCTCCATCATTACGCCGCAGCAGGGAGTCCGGGCAGAGGATATCGTCTTTCGCGCCCTACTGCAGGCATGCGAGCAGCGTTCGGTGCCTGGAGCCATGCGTCACGATCCAATGGAGTCCGCAGCGGGCAGCCTGAAGGCTGAAAGCATGCCGGATGGGGGAGAGGATCGGAGAATCGGACAGCTGGCTTCGCCAATCGCCACTGTTCCTCATTATACACATGTGTCTGAGGTGGCGAATGTGTTCGAGAGGGACGCGCTTGTACCAGGCGTTGTGGTGTTGAAGAATGGGAAGCCTGTCGGACTGTTAATGAAGGAGAAGCTCCATCAGCTGCTTGCCGGCCAGTACGGCCTGCCGCTGTATTGGAACAGGCCGGTGGAGAAGATTATGGACGCACAGGCACTCATTGTGGACGAGTCGATGCCCGTGGAGCAGGTATCACAGCTGGCTATGTCCAGAACGGATTATCGGCTGTATGATGTCGTTATATTGACAAGGAATGAGTCCCTTCTGGGGGTCGCTACAATTCGGTCGATGCTGGAGTACATCACAGCGCTTCGAACGGAGGAAGCCCGTACGGCTAATCCGCTCACAGGGCTGCCGGGGAATGAAGGCATCCATTCAGAGCTTACCCGGAAAATCAAGGCAGGCAAGCCTTTCGCTATGCTGTACGCCGACTTGGACTATTTCAAATGGTTCAACGACTGCTTCGGCTTCGGGTTAGGCGATGATCTGATCCGCTATGTCGCAAAGCTGCTGCGAACGGTTCTCTGCAAGGAGGGAAGAAGCTCAAGCTGCTTCCTGGGGCATATAGGGGGCGATGATTTTATCGCGATTCTGGACCCTCATATAGCGGAGGAGGCTTGCCGGGAGCTCATTCAACGATTTGACCAGGGAGTTGTCGATTTCTACGGCGGCGCCGAAGTGACTGAGGTTGAGGATAGACGAGGTGCTCGAATTCAGCAGGATGGGGTATCGATATCCTTGTCCATCCTGTACTGGGACGGGATCGGAGAGCTGTCTCCGGAGGTTATTTCGCGGGATGCCGCCAAGCTGAAGAAGCAAGCAAAAGCCATCAAAGGCAGCGTTTATGTTATGGAAAATATTACGGAAATGCATCGCAGAGAGGAACGAACGCAGTCGTGA